Proteins encoded within one genomic window of Thermoanaerobaculia bacterium:
- a CDS encoding nitrous oxide-stimulated promoter family protein, producing the protein MNTETRPALDPLSMEVPSMTTDISVGRDIDVLAKFIQIYCRDLHTEKNRERFLARGRLALYFRHHNLHLCEDCSRLLLHGAAKRMMCSLDPKPRCKKCPMPCYRPGYRESIREVMRYAGRKMILTGRVDLLYKFLL; encoded by the coding sequence ATGAATACGGAAACCAGACCCGCCCTCGATCCTTTGTCAATGGAAGTTCCTTCCATGACGACCGATATTTCTGTCGGCAGAGACATTGATGTCCTGGCAAAATTCATTCAGATTTACTGCAGGGATCTGCACACGGAAAAGAACCGGGAACGGTTTCTCGCCCGGGGAAGGCTTGCACTCTACTTCAGACACCATAATCTTCACCTCTGTGAAGACTGCAGCAGGCTCCTTCTCCACGGTGCGGCAAAACGAATGATGTGTTCACTGGACCCAAAACCGCGATGCAAGAAGTGTCCCATGCCCTGCTACCGTCCCGGTTACCGGGAATCCATCCGGGAGGTCATGCGTTATGCCGGAAGGAAGATGATCCTTACGGGAAGAGTTGACCTGCTGTACAAATTCCTTTTGTAA
- a CDS encoding cupin domain-containing protein: MSHPTFESGSVVSQTSDLIQVQPSTIVSRTIIKKQSGTVTLFAFDQGQELSEHTAPFDALVHVLEGTAEVIISGTAHTVTPGESILMPAHAPHALRAITAFKMLLAMVRV; encoded by the coding sequence ATGTCCCATCCAACGTTTGAATCGGGAAGCGTGGTCTCTCAAACCTCCGATCTTATCCAGGTTCAGCCCAGCACGATCGTAAGTCGAACGATCATTAAGAAACAGTCGGGAACCGTCACGCTCTTTGCCTTTGATCAGGGACAGGAGCTCAGTGAGCACACAGCTCCCTTCGATGCTCTTGTACACGTCCTTGAGGGAACCGCGGAGGTCATCATTTCCGGAACCGCCCATACCGTAACCCCGGGAGAGAGCATCCTGATGCCTGCCCATGCGCCCCACGCTCTCCGGGCCATCACGGCCTTCAAGATGCTTCTGGCCATGGTGCGGGTCTGA
- a CDS encoding DUF438 domain-containing protein, which yields MSELLENAAARKAILKEMILKLHQGDTADAVRSRLIQTLGSVPYAEVVEVEQELMNEGLPREEILKLCDLHSQAMKGALDLSSAKPIPPGHPVHTFIEENRALSWEIGEAEKVAATLSTLDDGSEASDLMMSLRRHLHALTDVDKHYRRKENLLFPYLESRGIEGPPTVMWGKDDEIRSLMKDALAVFETTDTFTVGEAKIVFESLFSPLFSAISEMIYKEEHILFPMCMDTLNDSEWMAIADQSLEIGFCLYDPTIQWKPEGVTLKEKEQTGEPADRVRLPSGSMTPGELTAILNTIPFDLTFVDAEDTVRYFTQGRERIFDRNRAILGRKVQLCHPPSSVHIVERILSDFKAGREDQASFWIELKGKFIMIQYFALRDEPGNYLGTLEVSQDLTSRRALTGERRLLKYGDPEGSSL from the coding sequence ATGAGTGAACTCCTGGAAAACGCAGCAGCACGGAAGGCCATTCTGAAGGAGATGATCCTCAAGCTTCATCAGGGAGACACGGCGGATGCCGTGCGGTCCCGGCTGATCCAGACCCTGGGCTCGGTACCGTACGCCGAAGTTGTAGAAGTTGAGCAGGAACTCATGAATGAAGGGCTTCCGCGGGAAGAGATCCTGAAACTCTGTGACCTCCATTCCCAGGCCATGAAGGGAGCCCTGGATCTTTCTTCCGCAAAACCGATCCCACCGGGACATCCCGTCCATACCTTTATCGAGGAAAACAGGGCCCTTTCGTGGGAGATCGGGGAAGCGGAAAAGGTCGCAGCCACCCTCTCCACTCTGGACGACGGGTCTGAGGCCTCGGACCTCATGATGTCACTCCGCCGCCACCTGCATGCCCTCACCGATGTGGATAAACATTACCGCCGAAAGGAGAACCTTCTCTTTCCGTACCTGGAATCCAGGGGGATCGAAGGCCCGCCGACGGTGATGTGGGGAAAGGATGATGAAATCCGTTCGTTGATGAAGGATGCCCTTGCGGTCTTTGAAACCACCGACACCTTTACGGTCGGGGAAGCGAAAATTGTTTTTGAATCGCTCTTTTCTCCCCTCTTTTCCGCGATTTCAGAAATGATCTACAAGGAAGAGCATATTCTCTTCCCGATGTGCATGGACACCCTGAATGATTCCGAGTGGATGGCCATCGCCGATCAGAGTCTCGAGATCGGATTCTGCCTCTATGACCCGACTATCCAATGGAAGCCCGAGGGCGTGACTCTGAAAGAGAAGGAGCAGACCGGAGAGCCTGCCGACCGCGTCCGCCTGCCCAGCGGATCGATGACACCCGGTGAGCTGACCGCCATTCTGAATACGATCCCCTTTGATCTTACCTTTGTGGATGCCGAAGACACCGTCCGTTACTTTACCCAGGGCAGGGAGCGAATCTTCGATCGAAACCGCGCCATTCTGGGCCGAAAGGTCCAGCTCTGCCATCCGCCATCCAGCGTTCATATCGTCGAACGCATCCTGAGTGACTTCAAAGCGGGAAGGGAGGATCAGGCATCGTTCTGGATTGAGCTCAAAGGAAAATTCATCATGATCCAGTATTTCGCCCTGCGCGATGAGCCGGGCAACTACCTTGGGACCCTGGAAGTCTCCCAGGATCTGACCAGCCGCAGAGCTCTTACCGGAGAACGACGGTTGCTGAAGTACGGAGATCCCGAAGGATCTTCACTGTGA
- a CDS encoding DUF1858 domain-containing protein encodes MTASQNPPPITPEMKVAMLLEHYPDLEETLLSLSPAFSKLTSPVLRKTLTRITSLAQAARVGGLDPGFLVRELRARAAQSPLPDLPESRENESLPPWASEAKPEIILDGRPLLEEGIHPLAAVMDQLKNLKPGDVFLLLTPFVPAPLIDKARERGFEACVDTENSEEIRTYFRHQP; translated from the coding sequence GTGACGGCATCCCAGAATCCTCCCCCCATTACTCCCGAGATGAAGGTTGCCATGCTGCTGGAACACTATCCCGATCTTGAAGAGACGCTTCTTTCCCTTTCCCCCGCTTTTTCGAAACTCACGAGCCCGGTTCTCCGCAAAACTCTGACAAGGATCACTTCTCTCGCCCAGGCCGCACGTGTGGGAGGTCTCGACCCCGGTTTTCTGGTCCGGGAACTCAGGGCCCGGGCCGCTCAATCTCCTCTCCCGGACCTCCCCGAGTCCCGCGAAAACGAATCGCTGCCCCCATGGGCGTCCGAAGCAAAACCCGAAATCATTCTGGACGGCCGCCCTCTCCTAGAGGAGGGAATCCATCCCCTGGCCGCCGTGATGGATCAACTGAAGAATCTGAAACCCGGCGATGTCTTTCTTCTCCTGACCCCCTTTGTCCCTGCTCCCCTTATCGACAAGGCCCGGGAACGCGGTTTTGAAGCCTGCGTGGATACCGAAAATTCAGAGGAAATTCGAACCTATTTCCGCCACCAGCCCTGA
- a CDS encoding isoprenylcysteine carboxylmethyltransferase family protein → MSRTQRRLPVFHPPVFLFGAILLMVWLHFIFPVLHILHGPWSWTGFFPLFLGVGVNLLADQALKRAGTTVKPNEKPTTLITSGVFQITRHPMYLGFVLILLGLGVLLGSLAPLIVVPLFMVFLDLTFVRVEENNLSTIFGEKWDLYRSSVRRWL, encoded by the coding sequence GTGAGTCGGACACAACGCAGGCTTCCGGTATTCCATCCGCCCGTATTCCTCTTTGGAGCTATTCTGCTCATGGTCTGGCTTCATTTTATTTTTCCAGTCCTTCATATTCTTCATGGCCCCTGGTCGTGGACCGGTTTCTTCCCGCTGTTTCTGGGAGTGGGTGTCAACCTGCTGGCAGATCAAGCCTTGAAACGGGCCGGAACAACCGTTAAACCGAATGAAAAACCGACCACACTGATTACATCAGGAGTTTTCCAGATCACCCGGCACCCCATGTATCTTGGCTTTGTTTTGATCCTTCTGGGACTGGGCGTTCTGCTCGGCTCCCTCGCACCGTTGATTGTTGTGCCTCTCTTCATGGTTTTTCTGGATCTGACATTTGTTCGGGTGGAGGAAAACAATCTGTCCACAATCTTCGGAGAGAAGTGGGATCTATACCGGTCGTCCGTTCGACGCTGGCTATGA
- a CDS encoding aldo/keto reductase has protein sequence MTFTEKRTLGRSGLSVSRLGLSGGYGVPRESVEKAFFVHNINTFYWGSLRRKGMGEALKSLGRNHRKELVLILQSYDHLGWTVERSVRKGLDALGFDVADILLLGWHNRMPATGVLKGVETLKKEGVVKSVAMSGHNRKFFGKMADQDGSIIDIFMVRYNAAHRGAEEEIFPHLAEKQRPGIMAYTATRWGKLLNPRKMPPGEKPLTAADCYRFAISHPAVDLCMMGPRSAQEFEEGIQALEMGPLTQEEMERARRIGDFIHQGK, from the coding sequence TTGACCTTCACTGAAAAACGAACATTGGGCCGAAGCGGCCTCTCCGTGAGCCGGCTCGGTCTGTCCGGAGGATATGGTGTGCCCCGGGAATCGGTCGAAAAGGCCTTCTTTGTTCACAATATCAACACGTTTTACTGGGGATCGCTGAGACGGAAAGGGATGGGGGAAGCGCTAAAAAGCCTGGGGCGGAATCACAGAAAAGAACTGGTTCTCATTCTGCAATCCTACGATCATCTTGGATGGACTGTGGAACGATCGGTACGAAAGGGTCTCGATGCCCTTGGTTTCGACGTTGCGGATATTCTCCTTCTGGGCTGGCATAACCGTATGCCGGCAACGGGTGTCCTGAAGGGGGTCGAAACACTAAAAAAAGAGGGTGTAGTGAAATCTGTAGCCATGTCGGGCCATAATCGGAAGTTTTTTGGAAAGATGGCTGACCAGGATGGCTCCATCATTGATATCTTCATGGTTCGCTACAACGCCGCCCACCGGGGTGCGGAAGAAGAGATTTTCCCCCATCTTGCTGAAAAACAGCGGCCCGGGATCATGGCCTATACGGCGACCCGATGGGGAAAGCTGCTCAATCCCCGGAAGATGCCCCCGGGAGAGAAACCTCTTACCGCGGCGGACTGTTACCGTTTTGCCATTTCTCACCCCGCAGTGGATCTCTGCATGATGGGACCCAGGAGTGCGCAGGAGTTTGAAGAAGGGATCCAGGCCCTGGAAATGGGGCCCCTGACACAGGAAGAGATGGAACGTGCCCGGCGCATTGGTGACTTTATTCATCAGGGAAAGTAA
- a CDS encoding ABC transporter permease produces MKTLLTLALKDLRLLWRDKFGLFWVLVFPLLMAIFFGAIFSGGGGNTASMSVAVVDEDGSEASLAFTEKLKSSAALDVREISIEEAKDQVRKGKLVAFLIVKKGFGNADPFFSGGGSLLQVGIDPARKAEAGYLEGLLNQAYYETLFSIYSNPARLKERISGIPEEIDGDDKLDPAQKKVFSTFITSLDTFLTDVDEDVYASGPAMGGVAVEKVDVVRESEGPRSSWELTFPQSIAWALIGCVAAFAISIVVERTRGTFLRLRMAPISRAHILGGKALACFLASLSVIVFLLLVGKLIFHIRIMSPALLALAIVCTSLCFVGIMMFISVLGKTEQAVGGTGWALLLAMAMFGGGMVPLMVMPSWMKGLSSLSPIKWAILATEGAIWRGFSFTEIAFPCSILLGVGAVFFLTGVWIFRRMDG; encoded by the coding sequence ATGAAAACTCTTCTCACCCTTGCGTTGAAAGATCTCCGTCTCCTGTGGCGAGACAAGTTCGGCCTTTTCTGGGTTCTCGTCTTCCCCCTTCTCATGGCGATCTTCTTTGGCGCCATCTTCTCGGGAGGAGGTGGAAATACGGCATCCATGTCCGTGGCCGTTGTGGATGAAGACGGCTCGGAGGCATCCCTCGCCTTTACCGAAAAGCTGAAATCTTCCGCGGCTCTGGATGTCCGGGAAATTTCCATCGAAGAGGCAAAAGATCAGGTTCGAAAGGGAAAGCTGGTTGCCTTTCTGATTGTGAAAAAAGGATTCGGAAATGCCGATCCCTTTTTTTCCGGGGGAGGCTCCCTTCTCCAGGTGGGCATCGATCCTGCCCGCAAAGCGGAGGCCGGGTATCTGGAAGGACTTCTGAACCAGGCCTATTATGAGACGCTCTTTTCGATCTATTCCAACCCTGCCAGGCTGAAGGAGAGAATCAGCGGGATCCCTGAGGAAATCGATGGGGATGACAAGCTGGACCCGGCGCAAAAAAAGGTCTTTTCCACCTTTATCACTTCGCTGGACACCTTTCTGACAGACGTGGATGAGGATGTTTACGCTTCGGGACCCGCCATGGGGGGAGTTGCCGTGGAAAAGGTCGATGTCGTTCGGGAGTCGGAAGGCCCCAGGAGCTCGTGGGAACTGACCTTTCCTCAATCCATCGCATGGGCCCTCATCGGATGTGTCGCGGCGTTCGCGATTTCCATTGTCGTAGAGAGAACTCGAGGTACCTTTCTACGGCTGAGAATGGCCCCTATCTCCCGGGCCCACATCCTGGGGGGAAAGGCTCTGGCCTGTTTTCTGGCCAGCCTTTCCGTCATCGTCTTTCTCCTTCTTGTGGGAAAGCTGATCTTTCACATACGGATCATGAGCCCGGCTCTCCTGGCCCTTGCCATCGTCTGTACCTCTCTCTGTTTTGTGGGAATCATGATGTTTATCTCCGTATTGGGAAAGACCGAACAGGCTGTGGGCGGTACCGGTTGGGCCCTTCTTCTTGCCATGGCCATGTTTGGAGGTGGGATGGTTCCTCTCATGGTGATGCCTTCCTGGATGAAGGGACTGAGCAGTCTCAGCCCCATCAAGTGGGCGATCCTGGCAACCGAGGGCGCGATCTGGCGAGGTTTTTCTTTTACCGAAATTGCCTTCCCCTGTTCCATACTCCTCGGTGTGGGTGCGGTTTTCTTTCTCACGGGCGTATGGATTTTTCGCAGGATGGACGGTTGA